Genomic window (Streptomyces sp. LX-29):
TGTTCCAGGATCGCCCGCTGCGGGACCCAGGAGTGCACTTCGACGTTGGGCGGGATGGTGCCGAGTTCCTCGGGGTCGGTGTACTTGCCGATCTGGAGGACGACGTGCCAGCCAGGCAGGTCACCGAAGGCCGCGACGCACTGGCGGTAGAACGCGGGCTGGCGCGTGTACGCCGAGCCGAGCGAGATCAGCAGCACCTTGTCCGCGGCCGCCGGGCGGGTCCAGCCATCCGTGTCCGCTCGGGTGTCGAAGCAGGGGCCGACGAAGGTCACCGTGTCGGTGTCGACTCGATCGGCGTGCGGCTGCATCGCTCGCGGGATCAGGGCGAGGGCCCTGGCGGGCGGGCCGGAGAACGTGTCCACGTCCGTGGTGGTCGCACCGCAGTCGGCGAGCCACCGCGCGAACCTGTCCCGGTACGCGTCGGCGCCCGGCAGCTTCCGCAGATGCGCCGCGACGTCCTCCTGGTAGCCGTCCCAGCCGACGAACGTCGGAGACAGCTGCACGAGGGGACGGCCCTGCGCTTCGGCGAGGGCACGCGCGGCATAGGCGCCGATGTCGTAGAGGTACAGGTCGGCCGGATCGTCGTCGTAGGCGGCGCGCAGTCGCGGGAGCGCCTGGACGGCGTCGTCGAGGAAGAGGCTCGCCGCGGCGATGGGGTCGGCAGGCCAGTCGTTGTCCGCGACGGGCAACGTGGAGGTGCAGGGCACCAGCTCCGCGCCGGCGGACTCGATCCAGTCGGCCACGAACGGGTCGTTGGCGTAGGTGACCCGGTGCCCGCGGGCCACCAACTCACGGATGAGCGCGAGGCTGGGCAGGACATGGCTGACGACGGGGACGCCGACCATCGCGATGTGGGCGCGGCGACGGGGCATGGGCGATCACTCGTTTCTGGCGCGGGACGGGTGCGGGCGGTGTGGCGAGGACGCGATGTCAGGGCCGCTCGATCTGCGCGGCGGCCTCCTCCAGGTCGGCGACGGTCCCCGACATGATCGTCCGTACATGCCTGGTGATGTGCTGCACGGGCCAGTCCCACCACGCCACGGCCAGGAGCCGAGCGATGTCCGCAGCGTCGTAGCGGGTGCGGATGAGCTGGGCGGGGTTGCCGCCGACGATGCCGTAGTCGGGGACGTCGCCGGTGACCACGGCGCCGGCGGCGATGATCGCGCCGTGACCGATGCGTACACCGGGCATGACCATCGCGCCGTGGCCGAACCACACGTCGTTGCCGACGACCGTGTCGCCCCGGCCGGGCAGGTCGGTGATCAGGTCGAAGTGCTCCGCCCAGGAGCCCCCCATGGTGGGGAACGGGAAGGTGGAAGGACCGTCCATGCGGTGGTTGGCGCCGTTCATGATGAACCGGGTGCCCGTCCCCAACGCGCAGTACTTGCCGATGACAAGCCGCTCGGGACCGTAGTGGTACAGGACGTTGCGCGTCTCGAACGCGGTCGGGGCGTCCGGATCGTCGTAGTAGGAGAAGTCACCGACCTCGATCAGCGGCGACTTCACCAACGGCTTGAGCAGAACCACGCGCGGGTGCTCGGGCATCGGGTGGAGCACGGTGGGGTCGGCGGGAAAGGGCGGCATCGCGGAGGCGGTTCCTCTCTGGTGGACCTAGGGCGACAACTGTCGCGTTAAGATGCTGGCACAGCCCTGCCGTCTTGATCAACCGGATACTGATTGCCGATGACAGACCCACTGGACACGACGTCGGACCGCCGTCCGGGCGGTCGCACCGCCCGCATCCGCGCCCAGGTTCTCGATGCGGTGCGCGCCGAACTCGCCGAACGCGGTCACGAAGGACTCACGATGGAGGGTGTCGCGACGCGGGCCGGAGTGCACCGCGCCACGGTCTACCGGCGTTGGCGCGATGTCGGCGGTCTCCTCGTCGACGTCATCGCCGCCGCCGGCGAGATCGACTGGCTGCCGCCGGACACCGGCTCGCTGCGCGGCGATCTGACGGCCCTCAACCAGGAGATCCAGGAGTCTCTGGTCGTACAGCCGTCGTTCGCCGTCGCCTTGATGGCCGCCTCGTTCCACTTCGAACAGGCCGCGCGGGCCCAGACGCAGCTGTGGACAGACCGGTACGCCCAGTGCGAGATCCTCGTCGAGCGCGCCATCGAGCGCGGTGAACTCCCCGCACAGCACACGGACGCGCGGAGCCTGCTGATCGCCGCCACGGCACCGCTCTACCACCAGCTGGTACTCCTGCGTGCCGATCCGGACCCGCGACTCCCGGAACGGGCCGCGGAGACGGCAGTCCTGGCGGCTTCCGCGGGTGCCTTCTCCGTCCGTCGGGAAGGGAGCGTGTGACCGGCCGGCGGCGACCTTCGCATGCCGGACGCGCCCCGCAGCGTATGACCATGCTGGTCGAGCAGGGCCCTGCCGTCGGGCGAGAGGTGAGCCTGCCACTGATCATCGGTCGGCGCCCCTGCCCGAGGTCCCACACCTGCTACTCGGACCGGCCCAGCGCCCCGAAGGCGAGCCGCCCCGAGCAACTACTCGCCGTCTCAGGCCGCAGGGGCAGCACGTACGACGTGGCCCGCGCTACGAAAGGCTGGGTTATGTCGCGTACGACCGTCAGCCGGATTCCTGGGACGAGCAAGCCCCTGATGGATCGTTGCGCCGCTACGAAACGATGTGCACGTTGATGCGGAAGGAACTCGCGTAGGCTCAGTCACCTTCGCTGGATCTGTCAGCGGACGCGTCGTCCCAGGTCATGTCGTCATCAGATCCGGGCGCCGTCCTCCAGGGCTGTCGGCCACGGCGGAGGCTTCCACCTCAGAGCCAGCCGAGCTGTGGTCGCGGAGCGGTCTCACCGCACCCAGTTCGCTCCGCGGCTCGGACGCCGTGATCACACCAGCCACAGCGAGATCGTCTCAGCGACAGCATGGAACGATGACCACCGTGTCAGGTCAGGTCTGGGTGACACTCATATCGCTGGGCGGCGTTGTCCTCGGAGGCGTGTTGTCCTACCTCGTTCAGCACAGTCCGGGTCTCCCGGGACGGCCGGATGTGGGACGAGCGGCCAAGGGACGAGTACCGGCCCGGCCCCGACCTGCTGCCGCTGATGTCGCACGCGTACCCGCCTTGCGCCTGCCCACGGTGCCACCGTGAGGGCTGAACCGATGTGCTCGGCCGGTCAGGCGCCGGCGACGGCGCGGGTGTGGGACGCGGTTCCGGGACCACGCGGGGCCGCTCACTGGTCGATCGCGGCAAACAGGACCGGTACAACCAGGCGGCACGACCTGGCTGGTAACTTGCCCCCATGACGGTGGCATTGATCGACTCAGGGTTTGGACTCCTTTCCACTACGGGCTGGCTTCGGCACCTCGCCCCGGAACTCGATCTGCTTCTGCTGCTGGACCCCGACGGCGCTCCCTGGGGATCGAGAACAGCCTCCTTCGTTACGGACCGCATGTTCACCGCCGCTCAATTGGCCGTCCAGCGGGGCGCGGAGGCCATCGTGGTCCCGTGCAACACCGCCACCGTCACCGCGATCGACGCTCTGCGCGAGAGGTTCGAACCGCGCGTGCCCGTGATCGGAACCGTGCCCGCCGTGAAATCGGCCGCAGCAACCGGCCAAGCCATCGCCGTGTGGGCAACCGTCCGGACCACGTCGAGTGACTACCAGGATCGCCTGATCGCGGACTACGCGAACGGCATGCCTGTCGCGCGTGTCGCATGCCCCGGTCTGGCCGAGGCGATCGACCAGGGCGACATGGCCGCGGTAGCGGAAGCGATTGCCGACGCAGCCGAGCGAACCCCCGAGAATTGCGACTCCGTGGTGCTGGGATGCACGCACTACCCCCTGGTGGCGCCGGAGATTCTGCAGAGCCTGCCCGCCGGGACCACCCTGTACGACAGCGCGGAGGCAGTCGCTCGCCAAACACTGCGGCGATTGGACCGAACCGGGGCCCCGCACAGCACCATGGGCTCCATCGACGTGGTACTCAGCGGTCGCCGCGGAAGCCTCCCGGTAGGCGCCCACGCCTACCCGGTGGGCCGTGCCCTTGCCGCAGCAGGGCCAGTCCCCCGCGACGTTCTCATCTCCGCCGTAACTCGTTCCCCGATGGCTGCACCGGCGATCTGAGCAAGCCCCAGATCCTCTGTAGCTGTGCAACTCGGGCCAACAAGCTGAAGAGCCCCGACGGCTCGGTGGAGCTCACCGCCGACAACCTCACCGGCAAGGGCAAGGGGGACGACGAGTCGGTCCTCATCGACCGCTCCGAAGTGCTCGTCACCTGCGACGAGATCGTCTTCCCGGTCTCGATCCACGACGCCGACAACCAGGTGCAGACTTTCGACCAGGTCAGCAACGCGTTCATGCGCGTGGGGAACCAGCCGACGGCCAGGAGCTCGCCCGCTATGACGTCAGCGAAGACGCGTCCACGGAGACGGCGATGCTCTTCGGCGAGGTCCACCGGCACGGCGGCGGGCGGAAGTTCCGCGCCGTTGGCTCCGGGGTATGTGTCAGGGCTGCGAGGCATCGCTCTAGACTTCAGGGTCAATATTTCGTAAAGCCAGGTACGGCGCGGGGGAGCCCCGTACAAAACGATTGGGTAGCCAGTGCTTTTGAAAACGTTCGGCTGGTCGTTCGCGGTCACCGCGCTCGGCCTGATCGCGGCGGTGTTCTACGGGGGGTGGACCGGCTTCGGGATCGTGGCGATCCTGTCCATCCTCGAGATCTCGGTGTCCTTCGACAACGCCGTGGTCAACGCCGGGATCCTGAAGAAGATGAATGCCTTCTGGCAGAAGATCTTCCTCACCATCGGTGTCCTGATCGCGGTCTTCGGCATGCGTCTGGTCTTCCCGGTCGTGATCGTCGCCATCAGTGCCAAGATCGGTCCGATCGAAGCGGTACGGCTCGCGGTCGACGACAAGGACACGTACGAGCAGCTGGTGACCGACGCCCACCCGTCGATCGCAGCCTTCGGTGGCATGTTCCTGTTGATGATCTTCCTCGACTTCATCTTCGAGGACCGGGAGATCAAGTGGCTCGGCTGGCTGGAGCGTCCGCTCGCCAAGCTCGGCAAGGTCGACATGCTCTCCGTCTGCATCGCGCTCATCGTGCTGCTCGTCTCCGCGATGACCTTCGCCACCAACGCCCACCAGCACGGCGGCATTCATGCGGACAAGACGGAGACGGTCCTGATCGCCGGCATCGCGGGCTTGATCACCTATCTGATCGTCGGCGGCCTCTCCAGCTACTTCGAGAACAAGCTCGAGGAAGAGGAGGAGCGCGAGCACGAGGCCGAGGAAGAGGCCAAGACGAGCGGCAAGAAGGTCCCGGCCGTCGTGATGGCCGGCAAAGCCGCGTTCTTCATGTTCCTCTACCTGGAGGTCCTGGACGCGTCCTTCTCCTTCGATGGCGTCATCGCCGCCTTCGCGATCACCAACGACATCGTCCTGATGTCGCTCGGCCTCGGCATCGGCGCGATGTACGTCCGCTCGCTCACGGTCTACCTGGTCCGCCAGGGCACCCTCGACGACTACGTCTACCTGGAGCACGGCGCGCACTACGCGATCGGCGCCCTCGCCGTGATCCTGCTCGTCACCATCCAGTACGAGATCCACGAGGTCATCACGGGGCTCGTCGGCGTCGTCCTGATCGCCTGGTCCTTCTTCTCCTCGATCCAGCGCAACCGCAGGCTGGCGGCGGCCCAGGAAATGGATACGGGGTCCAACGCGAAGGCTGAGGTCTCCTCCGGCGTCTGAGCCGGGCCGCCAGCACGGGCCGCGGGGCCGCCGCCAGGCGGACGGTGTCCTCTCCGAAATCCCACCGGTGGCCGACCACCGTCCTGGAAGGGGCGTTCAGGAATGGGAGAGATACGTCCTGCGGCCCTCCGCGGCCCGTGCAAAGCATCACCGACCCGGAGTTTCGTCGGGGCGGTGGGCCTCGAACCGGCCGAACGTGGTCGGCACCTTGGCCAGTAGGTGTCGGCCGGCGGTGCTGTCCTGGACGTGAGGATCCTCGCCCGCGCCGCCGCCGGGGGGCCGATGTCATGCGAGGGGCCTGTAGGGCCGCGCCTCCTGCGGCGGCCCTACATGACGCGGTTCGCGGCGCGATCACCGGCCATGTCCACCCGGCTGCGGCCCGTGAGCTGCCCAAGTCGAGGCTTCGCCCCACCCAGGGTCAGCTTCAGCATGCAGAACTCGTGCCCCTGGTCGAAGCGCGAGCGGGATAGCGCTGTGTGGCCTCGACCGTCAGGTCACCACCCTCGGTGTCGACCTTGATCCTGTTGGGTGAGCCGTCGGTGCCCCGGCCGATGGCCGCCGTTGCCGCCCGGCAGCCGGGGGAGATGCCGGGCGGCGGGAGGTCACAGCAGGTGGACGACGGAGTCGCCGCCGCACAGATCGGCGCCGAGGATCTGTTGGCCGAGTGCGGGCAGGATCATCCCGTGGCGGGTTCCGACCTCGCAGTCCCGCCAGAGCCGCTGGACGGGGTTGGTCTCGGCGAAGGCGGCGGCGCCCTGGGCGTCCAGGAGCAGCTCGATGGCCTCGCGGCTGTGGCGCAGGGCCCAGCCGCAGTCCATCCGGATCCGCGCCCGCTCGTGCGTGGGCAGCAGCCGGTGGTGTCGGGCGTGGTCGTCGGCGACGCCGGCTGATCGCATCAGGTGGAGCTCGGCTGTGTCGACCTTGGCCTGTGCCTCGGCGACCTGGAGCTGGACGACGGGGGAGTCACGTAAGTGTTCCACCGTGGTGAAGGTCATGCGCTTCCCGGACCTGATCTGGTCAAGCGTCAGTTCGAGGGCCCCTTTGGCCATGCCGATGAAGGCGCCGGCGACGTAGAGGATCAACGCCGCGGCGAAGCCTGTGCGGTAGAGGGCGCCGTCGACGTCCGGGAGAGCACGGCCCGCGTCGACCTCGGCCACGTTGAGGATCCTGTGCCGGGGGATGAAGAGGTCCCGCCCGACGAGCGTGTTGCTGCCGCTGGCGCGCATCCCCGCCATATGCCAGGTGTCCTTGATCTCCAGTTCGTCGATCGGGACCAGCCCCAGACCCGGAGTCGTCGGCGCTCCGTCCTCGAAGA
Coding sequences:
- a CDS encoding TetR/AcrR family transcriptional regulator; its protein translation is MTDPLDTTSDRRPGGRTARIRAQVLDAVRAELAERGHEGLTMEGVATRAGVHRATVYRRWRDVGGLLVDVIAAAGEIDWLPPDTGSLRGDLTALNQEIQESLVVQPSFAVALMAASFHFEQAARAQTQLWTDRYAQCEILVERAIERGELPAQHTDARSLLIAATAPLYHQLVLLRADPDPRLPERAAETAVLAASAGAFSVRREGSV
- a CDS encoding DUF475 domain-containing protein; translated protein: MLLKTFGWSFAVTALGLIAAVFYGGWTGFGIVAILSILEISVSFDNAVVNAGILKKMNAFWQKIFLTIGVLIAVFGMRLVFPVVIVAISAKIGPIEAVRLAVDDKDTYEQLVTDAHPSIAAFGGMFLLMIFLDFIFEDREIKWLGWLERPLAKLGKVDMLSVCIALIVLLVSAMTFATNAHQHGGIHADKTETVLIAGIAGLITYLIVGGLSSYFENKLEEEEEREHEAEEEAKTSGKKVPAVVMAGKAAFFMFLYLEVLDASFSFDGVIAAFAITNDIVLMSLGLGIGAMYVRSLTVYLVRQGTLDDYVYLEHGAHYAIGALAVILLVTIQYEIHEVITGLVGVVLIAWSFFSSIQRNRRLAAAQEMDTGSNAKAEVSSGV
- a CDS encoding aspartate/glutamate racemase family protein; translated protein: MTVALIDSGFGLLSTTGWLRHLAPELDLLLLLDPDGAPWGSRTASFVTDRMFTAAQLAVQRGAEAIVVPCNTATVTAIDALRERFEPRVPVIGTVPAVKSAAATGQAIAVWATVRTTSSDYQDRLIADYANGMPVARVACPGLAEAIDQGDMAAVAEAIADAAERTPENCDSVVLGCTHYPLVAPEILQSLPAGTTLYDSAEAVARQTLRRLDRTGAPHSTMGSIDVVLSGRRGSLPVGAHAYPVGRALAAAGPVPRDVLISAVTRSPMAAPAI
- a CDS encoding acyl-CoA dehydrogenase family protein, translated to MTVHLTPSDQAFVQGAASLVPLLRANAAEAERERRIPDAVLAALADKGLFSASRPSVYGGEQRSLSVFARAAAEIGRGCGSTGWTVGIMAACQWMAGLLPKQAMDEIWAAGREPRFCCVVSLPSQARPDHGGLRVSGEWPYATGSLHADWALVGVPVFEDGAPTTPGLGLVPIDELEIKDTWHMAGMRASGSNTLVGRDLFIPRHRILNVAEVDAGRALPDVDGALYRTGFAAALILYVAGAFIGMAKGALELTLDQIRSGKRMTFTTVEHLRDSPVVQLQVAEAQAKVDTAELHLMRSAGVADDHARHHRLLPTHERARIRMDCGWALRHSREAIELLLDAQGAAAFAETNPVQRLWRDCEVGTRHGMILPALGQQILGADLCGGDSVVHLL
- a CDS encoding macrolide family glycosyltransferase; translation: MPRRRAHIAMVGVPVVSHVLPSLALIRELVARGHRVTYANDPFVADWIESAGAELVPCTSTLPVADNDWPADPIAAASLFLDDAVQALPRLRAAYDDDPADLYLYDIGAYAARALAEAQGRPLVQLSPTFVGWDGYQEDVAAHLRKLPGADAYRDRFARWLADCGATTTDVDTFSGPPARALALIPRAMQPHADRVDTDTVTFVGPCFDTRADTDGWTRPAAADKVLLISLGSAYTRQPAFYRQCVAAFGDLPGWHVVLQIGKYTDPEELGTIPPNVEVHSWVPQRAILEQADAFVTHAGMGGCGEGLLAGVPMIAVPQGAEQFMNADRLVELGVARRVDTADANAETLRAALNDLVTDPERVERSQRLQAAAWAEGGTPRAADLIENMLAVAEGPAL
- a CDS encoding CatB-related O-acetyltransferase, which gives rise to MPPFPADPTVLHPMPEHPRVVLLKPLVKSPLIEVGDFSYYDDPDAPTAFETRNVLYHYGPERLVIGKYCALGTGTRFIMNGANHRMDGPSTFPFPTMGGSWAEHFDLITDLPGRGDTVVGNDVWFGHGAMVMPGVRIGHGAIIAAGAVVTGDVPDYGIVGGNPAQLIRTRYDAADIARLLAVAWWDWPVQHITRHVRTIMSGTVADLEEAAAQIERP